In Humulus lupulus chromosome 7, drHumLupu1.1, whole genome shotgun sequence, the following are encoded in one genomic region:
- the LOC133788948 gene encoding MADS-box protein SVP-like isoform X1: protein MTRQKIEIKKIDNITARQVTFSKRRRGLFKKAQELSTLCDAQLALIVFSSTGKLYEYSSSSMQQVIKRHSLQSEYPEKPRQPSFDELQRHALLTREVAEKTMEIRHMKGEKLENLNLEELKRLEKMIETGLDRVIETKDNKFLQEIDSLKRKGVQLFEENKHLHQQMAGTSVVPIDVEILEQGESCESITAISNPEDLDSSDTTLKLGLPFPGSS, encoded by the exons ATGACGAGGCAGAAAATAGAGATAAAGAAGATAGATAACATAACAGCGAGACAGGTGACATTCTCGAAGAGAAGAAGAGGGCTTTTCAAGAAAGCTCAGGAACTCTCCACTCTCTGCGATGCTCAGCTCGCCCTCATTGTCTTTTCTTCCACTGGGAAGCTCTATGAGTACTCCAGCTCAAg TATGCAGCAAGTGATCAAACGGCATAGTTTGCAATCAGAATATCCTGAAAAGCCGAGGCAACCATCTTTTGATGAGCTTCAG AGACACGCCCTTTTGACTAGGGAAGTTGCAGAGAAGACAATGGAGATAAG GCATATGAAGGGAGAAAAACTGGAAAACCTAAACCTTGAAGAGTTAAAGAGACTAGAGAAAATGATTGAGACAGGCTTGGACCGTGTTATAGAAACTAAG GATAATAAGTTTCTTCAAGAAATCGATTCTCTTAAGAGGAAG GGAGTCCAGCTTTTTGAAGAAAACAAGCATTTGCATCAG CAGATGGCAGGAACAAGTGTAGTTCCAATAGATGTAGAAATATTAGAGCAAGGCGAATCGTGTGAATCAATCACTGCCATCTCCAATCCTGAAGACCTTGATAGCTCGGACACTACTCTTAAATTGGG CTTACCATTCCCTGGGTCAAGCTGA
- the LOC133788948 gene encoding MADS-box protein SVP-like isoform X3, whose translation MTRQKIEIKKIDNITARQVTFSKRRRGLFKKAQELSTLCDAQLALIVFSSTGKLYEYSSSSMQQVIKRHSLQSEYPEKPRQPSFDELQRHALLTREVAEKTMEIRHMKGEKLENLNLEELKRLEKMIETGLDRVIETKDNKFLQEIDSLKRKMAGTSVVPIDVEILEQGESCESITAISNPEDLDSSDTTLKLGLPFPGSS comes from the exons ATGACGAGGCAGAAAATAGAGATAAAGAAGATAGATAACATAACAGCGAGACAGGTGACATTCTCGAAGAGAAGAAGAGGGCTTTTCAAGAAAGCTCAGGAACTCTCCACTCTCTGCGATGCTCAGCTCGCCCTCATTGTCTTTTCTTCCACTGGGAAGCTCTATGAGTACTCCAGCTCAAg TATGCAGCAAGTGATCAAACGGCATAGTTTGCAATCAGAATATCCTGAAAAGCCGAGGCAACCATCTTTTGATGAGCTTCAG AGACACGCCCTTTTGACTAGGGAAGTTGCAGAGAAGACAATGGAGATAAG GCATATGAAGGGAGAAAAACTGGAAAACCTAAACCTTGAAGAGTTAAAGAGACTAGAGAAAATGATTGAGACAGGCTTGGACCGTGTTATAGAAACTAAG GATAATAAGTTTCTTCAAGAAATCGATTCTCTTAAGAGGAAG ATGGCAGGAACAAGTGTAGTTCCAATAGATGTAGAAATATTAGAGCAAGGCGAATCGTGTGAATCAATCACTGCCATCTCCAATCCTGAAGACCTTGATAGCTCGGACACTACTCTTAAATTGGG CTTACCATTCCCTGGGTCAAGCTGA
- the LOC133792461 gene encoding uncharacterized protein LOC133792461, with the protein MAIKLDMSKAYERVEWSYLKAMMARLGFSPHWIHLVMQCLYSIRYMVVAGDKELGPIIPSRGLRQGDPISPYLFLLCSEGLLKLITHFGNRGWLHGCRVARGAPVVSHLFFADDSYLYCRASEEETTKINLLLRCTNTPAESRMWICQNLDILEAGLGCFYLGLPSMLGRNKTVMLGFLKERIRQRIEGWEGKLLSRASKEVLIKFVAQALPSYAMNVFLLPLELCNESVLVV; encoded by the exons ATGGCAATCAAGTTGGACATGAGCAAAGCTTATGAGCGTGTGGAGTGGTCCTACTTGAAAGCAATGATGGCAAGATTAGGCTTTAGCCCACACTGGATTCATCTGGTTATGCAATGTCTCTATTCCATTCGGTATATGGTGGTGGCCGGGGATAAAGAGTTGGGGCCTATCATTCCATCGCGGGGTCTGCGGCAAGGTGATCCTATTTCACCTTACTTATTCCTACTTTGTTCGGAAGGCCTCTTGAAGCTTATCACTCATTTTGGAAATCGGGGATGGCTTCATGGTTGTCGAGTAGCGCGGGGGGCTCCTGTGGTATCTCATTTATTTTTTGCTGATGATAGTTACTTGTACTGTCGTGCATCGGAGGAAGAAACTACCAAGATTAACCTTTTGCTTAGGTG TACAAACACTCCTGCTGAGTCTAGAATGTGGATTTGCCAAAATTTGGATATTTTGGAAGCAGGTTTGGGTTGCTTTTACTTGGGTCTTCCTAGCATGTTGGGCAGAAACAAAACGGTGATGTTGGGTTTCTTAAAGGAACGAATCCGACAGAGGATAGAAGGTTGGGAAGGAAAATTATTATCTCGAGCAAGTAAGGAAGTTCTAATCAAATTTGTGGCTCAAGCCTTGCCCTCTTATGCTATGAATGTTTTCCTTCTGCCTCTTGAGCTTTGCAATGAATCGGTTTTGGTGGTCTAA
- the LOC133788948 gene encoding MADS-box protein SVP-like isoform X2, giving the protein MTRQKIEIKKIDNITARQVTFSKRRRGLFKKAQELSTLCDAQLALIVFSSTGKLYEYSSSSMQQVIKRHSLQSEYPEKPRQPSFDELQRHALLTREVAEKTMEIRHMKGEKLENLNLEELKRLEKMIETGLDRVIETKDNKFLQEIDSLKRKGVQLFEENKHLHQMAGTSVVPIDVEILEQGESCESITAISNPEDLDSSDTTLKLGLPFPGSS; this is encoded by the exons ATGACGAGGCAGAAAATAGAGATAAAGAAGATAGATAACATAACAGCGAGACAGGTGACATTCTCGAAGAGAAGAAGAGGGCTTTTCAAGAAAGCTCAGGAACTCTCCACTCTCTGCGATGCTCAGCTCGCCCTCATTGTCTTTTCTTCCACTGGGAAGCTCTATGAGTACTCCAGCTCAAg TATGCAGCAAGTGATCAAACGGCATAGTTTGCAATCAGAATATCCTGAAAAGCCGAGGCAACCATCTTTTGATGAGCTTCAG AGACACGCCCTTTTGACTAGGGAAGTTGCAGAGAAGACAATGGAGATAAG GCATATGAAGGGAGAAAAACTGGAAAACCTAAACCTTGAAGAGTTAAAGAGACTAGAGAAAATGATTGAGACAGGCTTGGACCGTGTTATAGAAACTAAG GATAATAAGTTTCTTCAAGAAATCGATTCTCTTAAGAGGAAG GGAGTCCAGCTTTTTGAAGAAAACAAGCATTTGCATCAG ATGGCAGGAACAAGTGTAGTTCCAATAGATGTAGAAATATTAGAGCAAGGCGAATCGTGTGAATCAATCACTGCCATCTCCAATCCTGAAGACCTTGATAGCTCGGACACTACTCTTAAATTGGG CTTACCATTCCCTGGGTCAAGCTGA